One genomic region from Capra hircus breed San Clemente chromosome 18, ASM170441v1, whole genome shotgun sequence encodes:
- the SLC8A2 gene encoding sodium/calcium exchanger 2, which yields MAPLALVGFALLLGTPPCSGAATPTPSLPPPPANDSDASSTGGCQGSNRCQPGVLLPVWEPDDPSLGDKAARAVVYFVAMVYMFLGVSIIADRFMASIEVITSKEKEITITKANGETSVGTVRIWNETVSNLTLMALGSSAPEILLSVIEVCGHNFQAGELGPGTIVGSAAFNMFVVIAVCIYVIPAGESRKIKHLRVFFVTASWSIFAYVWLYLILAVFSPGVVQVWEALLTLVFFPVCVVFAWMADKRLLFYKYVYKRYRTDPRSGIIIGAEGDPPKSIELDGTFVGAEAPGEVGGLGPGPAEARELDASRREVIQILKDLKQKHPDKELEQLVGIANYYALLHQQKSRAFYRIQATRLMTGAGNVLRRHAVDASRRATPADGPGEDEDDGASRIFFEPSLYHCLENCGSVLLSVTCQGGEGNSTFYVDYRTEDGSAKAGSDYEYSEGTLVFKPGETQKELRIGIIDDDIFEEDEHFFVRLLNLRVGDAQGMFEPDGGGRPKGRLVSPLLATVTILDDDHAGIFSFQDRLLHVSECMGTVDVRVVRSSGARGTVRLPYRTVDGTARGGGVHYEDACGELEFGDDETMKTLQVKIVDDEEYEKKDNFFIELGQPQWLKRGISALLLNQGDGDRKLTAEEEEARRIAEMGKPVLGENCRLEVIIEESYDFKNTVDKLIKKTNLALVIGTHSWREQFLEAITVSAGDEEEEEDGSREERLPSCFDYVMHFLTVFWKVLFACVPPTEYCHGWACFGVCILVIGLLTALIGDLASHFGCTVGLKDSVNAVVFVALGTSIPDTFASKVAALQDQCADASIGNVTGSNAVNVFLGLGVAWSVAAVYWAVQGRPFEVRTGTLAFSVTLFTVFAFVGIAVLLYRRRPHIGGELGGPRGPKLATTALFLGLWFLYILFASLEAYCHIRGF from the exons ATGGCTCCCCTGGCCTTGGTGGGGTTTGCACTCCTCCTGGGGACTCCGCCATGCTCAGGGGCGGCCACCCCGAccccctccctgccacctcccccaGCCAATGACAGCGATGCCAGCAGTACAGGGGGCTGCCAGGGCTCCAACCGCTGCCAGCCAGGGGTCCTGCTGCCCGTCTGGGAGCCCGATGACCCGTCGCTGGGGGATAAGGCAGCCCGGGCCGTGGTCTACTTTGTGGCCATGGTCTACATGTTCCTGGGTGTGTCCATCATCGCCGACCGCTTCATGGCCTCCATCGAGGTCATCACGTCCAAGGAGAAGGAGATCACCATCACCAAGGCCAACGGCGAGACCAGCGTGGGCACCGTCCGCATCTGGAACGAGACAGTGTCCAACCTCACCCTCATGGCCCTCGGCTCCTCAGCCCCAGAGATCCTGCTGTCCGTCATTGAGGTCTGCGGCCACAACTTCCAGGCGGGCGAGCTGGGCCCGGGCACCATCGTGGGCAGCGCTGCCTTCAACATGTTTGTGGTCATCGCTGTGTGCATCTATGTCATCCCAGCCGGCGAGAGCCGCAAGATCAAGCACCTGAGGGTCTTCTTTGTCACCGCCTCTTGGAGCATCTTTGCTTACGTCTGGCTTTATCTCATCCTGGCTGTCTTCTCCCCAGGTGTGGTCCAG GTGTGGGAGGCGCTGCTGACCCTCGTCTTCTTCCCGGTGTGCGTGGTGTTCGCCTGGATGGCCGACAAGCGGCTGCTCTTCTACAAGTACGTGTACAAGCGCTACCGCACCGACCCGCGCAGCGGCATCATCATCGGCGCCGAGGGCGACCCCCCCAAGAGCATCGAGCTGGACGGCACGTTCGTGGGCGCCGAGGCGCCGGGCGAGGTGGGCGGCCTGGGCCCGGGCCCCGCCGAGGCCCGCGAGCTGGACGCTAGCCGCCGCGAGGTCATCCAGATCCTCAAGGACCTGAAGCAGAAGCACCCGGACAAGGAGCTGGAGCAGCTGGTGGGCATTGCCAACTACTACGCGCTGCTCCACCAGCAGAAGAGCCGCGCCTTCTACCGCATCCAGGCCACGCGGCTGATGACCGGCGCGGGCAACGTGCTGCGGCGACACGCGGTGGACGCCTCGCGCAGGGCCACCCCGGCCGACGGCCCCGGCGAGGACGAGGACGACGGCGCCAGCCGCATCTTCTTCGAGCCCAGCCTCTACCACTGCCTGGAGAACTGCGGCTCCGTGCTGCTGTCGGTCACCTGCCAGGGCGGCGAGGGCAACAGCACCTTCTACGTGGACTACCGCACGGAGGACGGCTCCGCCAAGGCCGGCTCGGACTACGAGTACAG CGAGGGCACGCTGGTGTTCAAGCCGGGCGAGACGCAGAAGGAGCTGCGGATCGGCATCATCGACGACGACATCTTCGAGGAGGACGAGCACTTCTTCGTGCGGCTGCTGAACCTGCGCGTGGGCGACGCGCAGGGCATGTTCGAGCCCGACGGCGGCGGGCGGCCCAAGGGGCGGCTGGTGTCGCCGCTGCTGGCCACCGTCACCATCCTGGACGACGACCACGCGGGCATCTTCTCCTTCCAGGACCGCCTGCTGCACGTGAGCGAGTGCATGGGCACCGTGGACGTGCGCGTCGTGCGCAGCTCGGGCGCGCGCGGCACGGTGCGCCTCCCCTACCGCACGGTGGACGGCACGGCGCGCGGCGGCGGCGTGCACTACGAGGACGCGTGCGGCGAGCTCGAGTTCGGCGACGACGAGACCAT GAAAACTCTTCAGGTGAAGATAGTTGATGACGAGGAATATGAGAAAAAGGATAATTTCTTCATCGAGCTGGGCCAGCCACAGTGGCTTAAACGAGGGATTTCAG ctCTGCTACTCAACCAAG GGGACGGGGACAGGAAACTGACGGCTGAGGAGGAAGAGGCTCGCAGGATAGCAGAAATGGGCAAGCCAGTTCTCGGGGAAAACTGTCGACTGGAAGTCATCATTGAGGAGTCATATGATTTTAAG AATACGGTGGATAAACTCATCAAGAAAACGAACTTGGCTTTGGTGATTGGGACTCATTCGTGGAGAGAGCAGTTTTTAGAGGCAATTACGGTGAGCGCAG gggacgaggaggaggaggaggacgggtCCCGGGAGGAGCGGCTGCCGTCGTGCTTTGACTACGTCATGCACTTCCTGACGGTGTTCTGGAAGGTTCTGTTTGCCTGCGTGCCCCCCACCGAGTACTGCCATGGCTGGGCCTGCTTCGGTGTCTGCATCCTGGTCATCGGGCTGCTCACCGCCCTCATCGGGGACCTCGCTTCCCACTTCGGCTGCACCGTTGGCCTCAAGGACTCTGTCAATGCTGTTGTCTTCGTGGCCCTGGGCACCTCCATCCCCG ACACGTTCGCCAGCAAGGTGGCGGCGCTGCAGGACCAGTGCGCCGACGCGTCCATCGGCAACGTGACGGGCTCCAACGCGGTGAACGTGTTCCTGGGCCTGGGCGTGGCCTGGTCGGTGGCCGCCGTGTACTGGGCGGTGCAGGGCCGCCCCTTCGAGGTGCGCACTGGCACGCTGGCCTTCTCCGTCACGCTCTTCACCGTCTTCGCCTTCGTGGGCATCGCCGTGCTGCTCTACCGCCGCCGGCCGCACATCGGCGGCGAGCTGGGCGGCCCGCGGGGCCCCAAGCTCGCCACCACCGCGCTCTTCCTGGGCCTCTGGTTCCTCTACATCCTCTTCGCCAGCCTCGAGGCTTACTGCCACATCCGGGGCTTCTAG